A region of Asterias amurensis chromosome 20, ASM3211899v1 DNA encodes the following proteins:
- the LOC139952596 gene encoding TATA-box-binding protein-like: MAGAEADAAMLLLEGVNSAAEESNGNYYDHVFQMRNNFFEPEEELEIPVNEYAEQNHPELVDPETVEEPSITPVETVASPVEKLIHDREQTIQTLKRNLPDQEQSVLTSDSHPPNSNNTENGDSSSPSIDIFINNVVCTFTVRCHLNLKRIGMEGINVEYRREYGKVNMRFRNPSATCTIWSSGKVSITGNNSEDNAMKTARRCARAIQKLGFRVRFGKFQVVNVLGTCAMPFGIRIGQFSEKHPYTASYEPELHPAVTYRLKSPRATLKIFSTGSITVTAPCVENISLAIQHIYPLVEPFATKLREDVIQKRLTKGMIKPKRRKMEDSDDEEDDYEDEEDTDSETDDEDSEDDGL; the protein is encoded by the exons ATGGCCGGAGCTGAGGCAGACGCAGCGATGTTGCTGTTAGAAGGCGTAAACTCGGCAGCCGAGGAAAGCAACGGCAATTACTACGACCACGTCTTTCAGATGAGGAATAACTTCTTCGAGCCAGAGGAGGAATTGGAGATACCCGTTAATGAGTACGCTGAACAGAATCATCCTGAATTAGTGGACCCTGAAACGGTGGAAGAGCCTTCAATAACCCCAGTAGAAACTGTAGCATCACCAGTGGAGAAGTTAATACACGACCGTGAGCAGACCATCCAAACGCTGAAAAGGAACCTCCCAGACCAGGAACAGTCTGTGCTAACATCTGATAGCCATCCGCCCAACTCAAACAATACAGAGAATGGTGACTCGTCATCGCCCAGCATTGATATTTTTATCAATAATGTTGTGTGCACGTTTACTGTGCGGTGCCATTTGAACTTAAAGAGGATTGGTATGGAAGGAATCAATGTTGAGTATAGGAGAGAATACGGG aAAGTTAATATGAGATTCCGTAACCCATCAGCCACATGCACAATATGGTCCTCAGGAAAGGTGTCCATCACAGGCAATAATAG TGAAGACAATGCAATGAAGACAGCAAGAAGGTGTGCAAGGGCTATACAGAAGCTTGGTTTCAGGGTACGGTTTGGAAAGTTTCAAGTTGTCAATGTGCTAGGAACGTGTGCAATGCCATTTGGCATTAGGATCGGACAGTTCTCCGAAAAACATCCATATACTGCAAG CTATGAGCCAGAGCTACATCCAGCTGTTACATATAGACTCAAGTCACCAAGGGCAACCCTCAAGATCTTCTCAACAGGAAGTATTACAGTTACAG CACCTTGCGTGGAGAACATCTCACTAGCCATCCAGCATATATACCCCCTGGTTGAGCCCTTCGCAACCAAACTACGAGAAGACGTCATCCAGAAGAGACTAACGAAGGGAATGATCAAACCAAAGAGAAGGAAGATGGAAGACAGTGATGATGAAGAAGATGATTACGAAGATGAGGAAGACACAGATTCTGAAACTGACGACGAGGATTCCGAAGATGATGGTTTGTGA
- the LOC139952608 gene encoding uncharacterized protein, whose amino-acid sequence MADIRARIESIDGCMSTMNGSNKMFTPMPGGRTRKSIKTKSFRQSLQTTLGSSPVLCKGQRKTLQVIQPAVYKKKLVDSTNKIKTPKRKHNSDVIDKPSKVSRNDKNSQHFPIYEDPKSSSENETETEQAKTAEEEAYELMIQEPAPQSYWKDVAEERRVALEDTLKENQQLHETIGELRTENGRLQEMADQAEYLANVLQNVIDGKEMDADEEAEESNKDDNSDEEESDRVGDSPPPKDSLENTAEDARSEYMDKTCSTVINNEEIL is encoded by the exons ATGGCTGACATCAGAGCAAGAATTGAGAGCATTGATGGCTGCATGAGTACAATGAATGGAAGTAACAAGATGTTTACTCCCATGCCAGGTGGCCGCACCCGGAAATCAATCAAAACCAAATCATTCAGACAAAGTCTACAG ACCACTCTGGGTTCATCGCCTGTGCTCTGTAAAGGCCAGCGAAAGACTCTTCAAGTTATCCAGCCAGCAGTGTATAAGAAAAAACTTGTTGATTCAACGAACAAG ATTAAGACCCCCAAGAGAAAACACAACTCTGATGTGATTGACAAGCCGAGTAAAGTCTCAAGAAATGATAAGAATAGTCAGCACTTTCCAATCTACGAAGACCCTAAATCAAGCTCAGAGAATGAAACGGAGACAGAG CAAGCGAAGACAGCTGAGGAAGAGGCATATGAGTTGATGATACAGGAGCCTGCCCCACAGAGCTATTGGAAAGACGTCGCTGAGGAGAGGCGAGTAGCTCTAGAAGATACACTCAAAGAAAACCAACAG CTCCATGAGACAATAGGTGAATTAAGAACAGAGAATGGCAGACTCCAAGAGATGGCGGACCAGGCTGAGTATCTTGCCAATGTCTTACAA AACGTTATAGACGGAAAGGAAATGGATGCAGACGAAGAGGCTGAAGAAAGTAACAAAGATGACAACTCTGATGAGGAAGAAAGTGACAGAGTCGGTGATAGTCCACCTCCAAAAGACAGCTTGGAAAACACAGCGGAAGATGCCAGAAGTGAGTACATGGACAAAACATGTTCTACCGTCATCAACAACGAAGAAATATTATGA